Within the bacterium genome, the region GAAGAGGAAGTTATTACTTCAAAACTAAATGTTTTAACAAGTTCAATTATAAGAGAACTTGTAAATAGCAAGTTAGTAAAGTATGGTTTTGAAAAAGAAAGAGAAAAACATTCTCGTATTGGGATACCTCTTTATGATGTAGAGCAAATTTTTAAGAATTTTAAAGGGACCCCAGACCAACTATCTTTGAAATTCGGGCAACATATTAAAAAAGAATATGCAATTTCTAATGTTTTTTCTGATGAAGTAATTTTTAGTCATTTTAAAAAAGAAATTTTTATACATTGTTTAGAAGAAATAGATAAATTTTATAGTTTAGAAGTTAATTGGAGAGATGAAGAAGAAAATTTAAAAAGAGCAATGGATTGGTGTTCCTTTGTTTTTTTCAAGTCAGATAAGTTATTAAATTGGCAGGGAAGTAATAATAATATTTTAAGGGCAGTTGAAATACCTCTTTTTGGTGGATTTGATTTTCTTGCAGAAATTGTCAAAGAAAGACCTTTTGAAGTAGAATTAAACAAAGAAAGGCAGGGAGATATCCTTTATGTAGGGAAAATAAGTTTAAATACACCTTCAATAGTAAGTAAAGATAAAATTTTCAGTATAATTAAAAAAGCATTTGATGAAAAAAGGAAATTTTTAGAGAATATTTTAAGTGATGAAATTAAGGAATTTTTTGATAGTTTTAAGAAAAAGAACTACCTTGAAATAAGTACAGAAGATATAAATATTGAGAATTTTATTTTCCCTGATGAAGATATAAAAATTGGACTTAAAACAAGTTCTGAAAATTTTGTTAATTATCTAAAAAGAATAGAAAGTAAAAATTTTGCAATTAAGGGTAAAATAAGTCAAAATAATATTAGTATTTTGCATGAAATGAAAGAAGATATTTTTGTAAAGGTGAATTTATGGTAATTAAAGTTGGACTTTTTGGGTATCAGGGAAGTGGAAAAACAACTTTATTCAAGAAATATACAGGTAAAGAAGAAGAAAATTATGACCCATTTGTTCCAAAAATTGGAATTGGAAGATATGAAGATGAACGATTGAAAAAAATAAAAGAGGTTCTCAATCCAGAAAAAGTTATATTTCCTGAATTTGAATTTTATGATTTTAAAGGTTTTCCAGAAGGTGAAGGTTTTCCACCAGAATTTTTTAAAAATTTTTATACTCTTGATATAATAATTTGTGTTGTTAAAAATTTTTCTGATGATGCAAAACCAGAGGAAGAGGCAAATTCTTTGATAATGGAACTTATTTTTCATGATATTGATAA harbors:
- a CDS encoding ATP cone domain-containing protein; this translates as MEEIKNVRKRDGRIVPFDKEKITEAIFKAAKSVGGENRYLAEDITEAVTLYLNKKFQGQTPSVEEIQDAVERVLIKTGHAKTAKAYILYRQRRANVRKVREGIKPPDLIEREEIRNIRDIKISVVRSDENLTDWNREKIIEALLRETGISRNIAEIIVSEVEEEVITSKLNVLTSSIIRELVNSKLVKYGFEKEREKHSRIGIPLYDVEQIFKNFKGTPDQLSLKFGQHIKKEYAISNVFSDEVIFSHFKKEIFIHCLEEIDKFYSLEVNWRDEEENLKRAMDWCSFVFFKSDKLLNWQGSNNNILRAVEIPLFGGFDFLAEIVKERPFEVELNKERQGDILYVGKISLNTPSIVSKDKIFSIIKKAFDEKRKFLENILSDEIKEFFDSFKKKNYLEISTEDINIENFIFPDEDIKIGLKTSSENFVNYLKRIESKNFAIKGKISQNNISILHEMKEDIFVKVNLW